In Sphingobacterium sp. lm-10, the DNA window AGAATTGTTGCAAGCGCGTCAATACCGCATCAAGGTGACGGATTTATCGAAGTTAAATAGTTTATTCGACGAAGTAGACAGCCGCGGAATGCAGAGTACCTCGATTAGCGAATACGATCACTCGCAAAAACGCCAGATCGAGCGTGAGCTAAAAACAGAAGCCGTGAAAGATGCGCGCACTAATGCAGAAGTATTAGCCAGTGCAGACGGTCAGACAATCGGAAAAGCGATCTTGATCAATGACAACAGCTCTTTTAACTGGAATGACATCGTGCCAACAGGTCGCATGTATGCTATGAGTGCAAAATCCGCGGATTTTGCGGAAGGCGCGGTAGAAGAGAGCAATATCAATATCAGCATTCGCCCGATCAAATTAATTGCGAATGTGGACGCGGTGTTTGAATTAAACAGCAAATAGGTAAGATGAGTAAAACACGCATCTTTGCGTTGGTCGGAATAGTTGTGCTTGTCGCAGCTTTTCTGACCAATCCTAGTG includes these proteins:
- a CDS encoding SIMPL domain-containing protein (The SIMPL domain is named for its presence in mouse protein SIMPL (signalling molecule that associates with mouse pelle-like kinase). Bacterial member BP26, from Brucella, was shown to assemble into a channel-like structure, while YggE from E. coli has been associated with resistance to oxidative stress.), whose translation is MKKFIYLMALIGLVSASNAQTMTGDNARRVSTRGYAEKEITPDIIYLAVSLREYLVDGNSRKKVTIETLEKQLFDAALKNGVKQEDLTIQNIYSYNYETKKNKNQELLQARQYRIKVTDLSKLNSLFDEVDSRGMQSTSISEYDHSQKRQIERELKTEAVKDARTNAEVLASADGQTIGKAILINDNSSFNWNDIVPTGRMYAMSAKSADFAEGAVEESNINISIRPIKLIANVDAVFELNSK